Proteins from one Vibrio coralliirubri genomic window:
- a CDS encoding SDR family NAD(P)-dependent oxidoreductase, giving the protein MTKLALVTGGSGGIGAAICHKLAQSGYRVVFTYNSNESAAQTILDTLQGSGHAMYQLNVEDSSAIGALADQVKESSASLDLLVNCAGMTKFVAHNDLTSLNDELIDKIFRVNVRAPFAMVRAFEPLLRSAKGCVVNITSIAAQTAMGSNVAYCASKSAVENMTRSLGRALSPDIRVLAVAPGLVDTEFVKGLDDEWRNAQEQSTPLKRLASDEEVANAVYAAAELLTFSTGNTIAVDGGRPLG; this is encoded by the coding sequence ATGACAAAACTCGCCTTAGTTACAGGCGGCAGTGGCGGCATTGGTGCCGCCATATGTCACAAGCTCGCGCAATCTGGTTACCGCGTTGTGTTTACCTACAACAGTAATGAAAGCGCAGCTCAAACAATCTTAGATACCTTACAAGGCTCAGGTCATGCAATGTATCAACTGAATGTTGAAGACAGCTCTGCGATTGGCGCATTAGCGGACCAAGTTAAAGAGTCGTCTGCTTCATTAGATTTGCTAGTGAACTGTGCAGGCATGACAAAGTTTGTCGCACACAATGACTTAACATCCTTGAATGATGAGTTGATAGACAAGATCTTCCGCGTCAATGTTCGTGCGCCATTCGCCATGGTTCGTGCTTTTGAACCTTTACTTCGTAGCGCTAAAGGTTGCGTGGTCAACATCACCTCAATTGCAGCGCAAACCGCAATGGGCAGTAACGTGGCTTACTGTGCGAGTAAATCTGCAGTCGAGAATATGACACGATCATTAGGTCGAGCATTGTCGCCTGACATTCGAGTGCTCGCTGTCGCGCCAGGCTTAGTGGATACCGAATTTGTCAAAGGGCTAGATGATGAATGGCGTAATGCACAAGAGCAATCAACACCACTAAAGCGATTAGCCAGTGATGAAGAGGTTGCCAACGCTGTTTATGCCGCTGCGGAACTACTGACATTTTCAACGGGTAATACCATCGCAGTGGATGGTGGCAGGCCGCTAGGTTAG
- a CDS encoding cupin domain-containing protein, whose amino-acid sequence MTLQNTINNNLVRYMELIPGTSAFIDARTPGSDLKDNFCIIGAGVAESSRQHVHIRETAGFNIGAAGQPPGIKNSLHSHHTAELFVVFKGQFRFYWGNEGEHEAVLSHGDVISIPTNLFRGFEVVGRDYGFMYSVLGGDNSGGGVVWHPSVITDSQGYGLYLKADGTLVDTIDGDAIPNESELMPLLTSEELSKFDTYTAEQMMSFVALKKDYREVSGDFDKTGVKQFALTGHPSSDYDFQVKSVDDVSIMAYELTEGASIPVHKRSEKQVLINFEGDTLLNIVQDGEQAQVLLTTGDVFSVPDGASYSLENLRGTSFTYVVLGSDQPQTL is encoded by the coding sequence ATGACTCTACAAAATACAATAAATAATAATCTCGTTCGTTACATGGAGCTGATCCCGGGTACAAGTGCTTTCATTGATGCGCGTACTCCAGGAAGCGATCTAAAAGATAACTTCTGCATCATTGGTGCTGGTGTGGCTGAAAGCAGCCGTCAGCATGTTCATATTCGTGAAACCGCAGGTTTTAACATCGGTGCAGCTGGTCAGCCCCCTGGCATTAAGAACTCTCTGCACTCTCATCATACTGCCGAACTGTTCGTGGTCTTCAAAGGTCAGTTTAGATTCTATTGGGGTAACGAAGGTGAACATGAAGCGGTGCTTTCACACGGTGATGTCATCTCTATTCCGACCAATCTTTTTAGAGGCTTTGAGGTAGTAGGGCGTGATTACGGCTTTATGTACTCTGTTTTAGGTGGCGATAACTCTGGTGGTGGTGTGGTTTGGCACCCAAGCGTAATTACGGATAGCCAAGGTTACGGCTTATACCTAAAAGCAGACGGTACATTGGTTGATACCATTGACGGTGATGCTATTCCAAATGAGTCTGAGCTGATGCCTCTGTTAACGAGCGAAGAGTTGAGCAAATTTGATACTTACACGGCTGAACAGATGATGTCTTTTGTTGCGCTGAAAAAGGATTATCGAGAGGTTTCGGGTGATTTTGATAAGACGGGTGTTAAACAGTTTGCGTTAACAGGACACCCATCATCTGACTACGACTTCCAAGTTAAAAGCGTTGATGACGTCAGTATCATGGCTTATGAGTTGACTGAAGGTGCAAGCATCCCAGTACACAAACGCAGTGAGAAGCAGGTACTGATTAACTTTGAAGGTGATACATTGTTAAACATCGTTCAAGACGGTGAGCAGGCGCAAGTCTTGCTGACCACTGGCGATGTGTTCAGTGTTCCAGATGGCGCGTCATACAGCCTTGAAAACCTGAGAGGCACTAGCTTTACTTACGTTGTTCTTGGTTCTGATCAGCCACAAACTCTATAG
- a CDS encoding alpha/beta fold hydrolase: MKPEVPLLWLPGLLCDETLFQDVNKELPNWVAPFTCDLGTETSMQALASKVLDNAPDSFVLGGLSMGGILAFEVFRQAPQRVKGLILMDTNAADEKPEVSEKRNALVDKAKAGEFESITSDILMPVLIHPNQLANQELTQRITQMANNIGVERFEAHAQALATRPDARALLADIQIPTLIITGKDDLLCPIDNHLLMAKHIKQVSLHVIPDCGHLSTMEQPKVVAQHIRSWFEASQL; encoded by the coding sequence ATGAAACCAGAAGTACCACTGTTATGGCTACCTGGTTTGTTGTGTGATGAAACGTTGTTCCAAGACGTCAATAAAGAGCTGCCCAATTGGGTGGCTCCTTTTACTTGTGATTTAGGAACGGAAACATCCATGCAAGCCTTAGCAAGTAAAGTCCTAGACAATGCCCCTGATAGTTTCGTGCTTGGAGGTTTATCTATGGGCGGAATTCTAGCGTTTGAAGTGTTTAGACAGGCACCACAACGCGTGAAAGGTTTGATCTTAATGGACACCAATGCCGCAGATGAAAAGCCAGAGGTATCGGAGAAAAGGAACGCTTTGGTCGATAAAGCAAAAGCAGGGGAGTTTGAGTCAATAACCTCTGATATTTTAATGCCAGTGCTTATCCATCCGAACCAGTTAGCGAACCAAGAACTGACTCAACGAATCACGCAAATGGCGAATAATATTGGCGTTGAAAGGTTTGAGGCTCACGCTCAAGCATTGGCGACTCGTCCTGACGCTAGAGCATTGCTGGCGGACATTCAGATTCCGACGTTGATCATCACAGGCAAAGATGACCTGTTATGTCCAATCGATAATCACCTGTTAATGGCAAAGCACATCAAACAGGTATCACTTCATGTCATTCCTGATTGTGGGCATCTTTCAACAATGGAGCAGCCTAAGGTGGTCGCGCAGCATATTCGTAGCTGGTTTGAAGCCAGTCAGCTGTGA